One genomic segment of Kiritimatiella glycovorans includes these proteins:
- a CDS encoding tetratricopeptide repeat protein, which produces MLILMSGCTMAVARDGHGYQHGNDPFEPTVTREESTLLNTAMRVAGTNVTQAIRMLQTKELPEASPALDFAIGNLHFQNERLDEAAAAYKAAIKKLPKFRSAIMNLGRVYLMQERTEDAITLYQQLVSDGQADADILLLLGHALLMENAPVSAESAYRQSLLLRPKHADAMLGMAKALMQQERYAEGLALVGEILQRDPANRELWSLRANAYLSMGKHTKATRTIEKARRLGCADAEMLATLGDLLLNQDQPEDALRAYEAAFTGDTPSIARMLRAIEGFLMVGDGQRASSMIARAESNLEPDTESVDEAQQIKLLRLKAELAQQEARFDDAMALCDDVLKLDPLDGRTMLVLAELQQDSGRLEDAAMTCERAARVKGYEADALIRHAQIEVARERYARAASLLEAAQTFENRPHVGRYLEQVRWMVK; this is translated from the coding sequence ATGCTGATACTGATGAGCGGTTGCACGATGGCAGTCGCCCGTGATGGTCACGGGTATCAGCACGGGAACGATCCGTTCGAGCCGACGGTCACGCGAGAAGAAAGCACCTTGCTCAATACAGCAATGCGTGTTGCTGGGACCAATGTCACTCAGGCGATTCGGATGCTGCAGACCAAAGAGCTACCCGAAGCCAGCCCAGCGTTGGATTTTGCGATAGGCAATCTTCATTTCCAGAACGAACGACTTGACGAAGCCGCGGCAGCCTACAAGGCGGCAATCAAGAAGCTGCCGAAGTTCCGCAGCGCGATCATGAACCTTGGGCGTGTCTACCTGATGCAGGAGCGGACCGAAGACGCCATCACACTCTATCAGCAACTCGTCTCGGACGGCCAGGCCGATGCGGATATACTGCTGTTGCTCGGGCATGCGCTCCTGATGGAGAACGCGCCGGTGTCAGCCGAATCGGCCTACCGGCAATCGCTGTTGCTGCGTCCCAAGCACGCCGATGCGATGCTCGGGATGGCAAAGGCCCTCATGCAACAGGAGCGCTATGCGGAAGGGCTGGCGCTTGTCGGTGAGATTCTTCAGCGCGACCCGGCGAATCGGGAGCTTTGGTCGCTCCGGGCAAACGCCTACCTGTCGATGGGCAAGCATACCAAGGCCACGCGGACCATTGAAAAGGCACGACGCCTCGGGTGCGCAGACGCGGAAATGCTGGCGACGCTGGGCGATCTCCTGTTGAACCAGGATCAACCTGAAGACGCGCTTCGCGCGTACGAGGCAGCATTCACCGGCGATACACCCTCGATTGCGCGAATGCTCCGCGCCATCGAGGGTTTCCTGATGGTGGGCGACGGGCAGCGAGCGTCCAGCATGATTGCCCGAGCCGAGAGCAACCTCGAACCGGATACCGAAAGCGTTGACGAAGCGCAGCAGATAAAGCTACTGCGTCTCAAGGCGGAACTCGCACAGCAGGAAGCACGCTTCGACGACGCGATGGCGCTGTGTGACGACGTTCTGAAGCTCGACCCGCTTGATGGACGCACGATGCTTGTGCTCGCCGAGCTTCAGCAGGACAGTGGGCGGCTGGAGGATGCCGCCATGACATGTGAGCGGGCCGCCCGCGTCAAGGGTTACGAAGCAGACGCCCTTATCCGCCACGCG
- a CDS encoding energy transducer TonB — MTNDLSSFFAPRWTWRSVVLAGTVSLGVYLLLPYLETLSAPPEKAASVRSVTTAKLPPPPPPPPRIEKRAAEAKPQTPKPEMQQLRRRLAPMQAAMDLGMAIGDVGGDFSVDFGISADSLGEQVRQLVFEISDLDEPPRPLARLKPIYPPQARMRRIEGEVVVEFIVNAEGTARDIVVVSSRPGDIFATAAVRAIERWRFTPGTKDGDAVATRVRQKVAFKLD, encoded by the coding sequence ATGACCAATGACCTCTCCAGTTTTTTCGCACCTCGCTGGACGTGGCGCTCTGTAGTGCTGGCCGGCACGGTATCACTCGGTGTGTATCTCCTTCTGCCGTATCTTGAAACGCTCTCCGCGCCTCCCGAGAAAGCGGCCTCCGTCCGGTCGGTAACCACGGCCAAGCTGCCGCCACCACCGCCTCCGCCGCCACGTATCGAGAAGAGAGCCGCCGAGGCGAAGCCGCAAACGCCAAAGCCGGAGATGCAACAACTCCGCCGTCGGCTTGCCCCAATGCAGGCGGCCATGGACCTCGGCATGGCCATCGGCGATGTTGGCGGGGACTTCAGCGTGGATTTCGGGATATCCGCTGATTCACTGGGCGAGCAAGTCAGGCAGCTTGTGTTCGAGATCAGCGATCTGGACGAACCGCCACGACCGCTTGCACGTCTCAAGCCCATCTACCCGCCTCAGGCCAGGATGCGCCGGATCGAGGGGGAGGTCGTCGTCGAGTTCATTGTGAATGCGGAAGGTACGGCGCGGGACATCGTTGTGGTTTCATCGCGACCGGGCGACATCTTTGCGACGGCGGCTGTCCGCGCAATAGAACGCTGGCGCTTCACTCCCGGAACCAAAGACGGGGATGCGGTGGCCACGCGCGTGCGGCAGAAGGTCGCATTCAAACTGGACTAA
- a CDS encoding four helix bundle protein: protein MEMRLEELEVYQEAMRIGEVVWGIVAKWDFFAKDTVGKQWVRAADSMAANLSEGFGRFHHKENKQYGYYSRGSLFEAKTWLNKAHHRSLIEKEAFQELSSALDTLGRRLNAYIKSIGPTTVRVKESGPEWDTNDATKAQMTNDQ, encoded by the coding sequence ATGGAAATGCGATTGGAAGAACTGGAAGTGTATCAAGAGGCGATGCGGATTGGGGAAGTGGTGTGGGGTATTGTCGCGAAGTGGGATTTCTTCGCAAAGGACACAGTGGGGAAGCAGTGGGTTCGGGCGGCAGACTCGATGGCAGCGAATCTGAGCGAAGGCTTCGGACGTTTCCATCACAAGGAGAACAAGCAATACGGCTACTACAGTAGAGGTTCCCTCTTTGAAGCGAAAACATGGCTCAACAAAGCTCACCACCGATCCCTGATCGAGAAGGAGGCATTCCAGGAACTGAGTAGCGCTTTGGATACGCTCGGCCGCAGACTCAACGCCTACATCAAGTCGATCGGTCCGACAACAGTCCGCGTAAAGGAATCCGGCCCCGAATGGGATACAAATGACGCGACGAAGGCGCAAATGACCAATGACCAATGA
- a CDS encoding ExbD/TolR family protein has translation MKRVTLSEQAERGVEVNMSPLIDCVFLLLIFFIVTTVFVEETGVEIQKPQAASAQDMDKHSIMIALTADGRVVFGGREIGVNGVRGVVARQLREKESPVIILADGDARTSPLVDVIDECKLAGAKQVSIAASRRD, from the coding sequence ATGAAACGCGTCACGTTGAGCGAACAGGCGGAACGTGGGGTCGAGGTCAACATGTCGCCCCTTATCGACTGCGTGTTCCTCCTGCTGATCTTCTTCATCGTGACGACGGTTTTCGTTGAGGAGACCGGCGTCGAGATCCAGAAGCCCCAGGCGGCGAGCGCTCAGGACATGGACAAACACAGCATCATGATTGCGCTGACGGCTGACGGAAGGGTCGTGTTCGGGGGACGCGAGATCGGCGTCAACGGCGTACGCGGCGTTGTGGCACGTCAACTCCGAGAGAAGGAATCGCCTGTGATTATTCTGGCCGATGGCGACGCTCGTACCTCGCCGCTGGTGGACGTGATCGACGAATGCAAGCTGGCCGGAGCCAAGCAGGTTAGTATTGCCGCTTCGCGGCGGGATTAG
- a CDS encoding MotA/TolQ/ExbB proton channel family protein: protein MNEWLEQTVAYWGAGGPLLLPIGIVCLGIWGLFLRSRELLARTIRDGKVVRNALHSGALGGPARPLVEGLRAIPGGIATMVSAAVTDVLGGAAPREAFAARENECMELMRRDVLVLAALTAIAPLLGLLGTVMGMIQTFDAVAAIGGNTGTRVAAGISQALITTQFGLVVALPGVFGLARLQRMLRNAHVVIAECRSHALQTLEYETEGTER from the coding sequence ATGAACGAATGGCTCGAACAGACGGTGGCGTACTGGGGAGCGGGCGGGCCGTTGCTGCTGCCTATCGGGATCGTGTGCCTCGGAATCTGGGGGCTGTTCCTGCGTTCGCGCGAGTTGCTGGCCCGAACGATTCGTGATGGCAAGGTCGTGAGGAACGCGCTACACAGTGGCGCGTTGGGCGGGCCCGCGCGCCCTCTTGTCGAGGGGTTGCGCGCAATCCCCGGCGGAATCGCGACCATGGTTTCGGCGGCGGTGACCGACGTGCTTGGCGGGGCAGCGCCCCGAGAAGCATTCGCGGCACGCGAGAACGAATGCATGGAGCTTATGCGGCGGGATGTTCTTGTGCTGGCGGCTTTGACTGCCATCGCGCCATTGCTGGGACTGCTGGGAACGGTCATGGGCATGATTCAAACCTTCGATGCGGTTGCGGCTATCGGCGGCAACACGGGGACACGCGTGGCTGCCGGTATCAGCCAGGCCTTGATCACGACCCAGTTCGGGCTTGTGGTCGCCTTGCCCGGCGTATTCGGACTGGCCCGCTTGCAGCGCATGCTGCGGAACGCCCATGTGGTCATCGCGGAATGTCGAAGCCATGCGTTACAGACTCTGGAATATGAGACAGAAGGTACGGAACGATGA
- a CDS encoding MotA/TolQ/ExbB proton channel family protein: MRGVIGHWALVIWRLRRSLGEGRSLAMCGFAFLALLHPVLADGAVSSEPDTVSSAVLQAKADIERDTQELNELRARIAEQRRPLAERLEALQATVKQRRADVQRIRRLRTQGEKEQAALEAEATAVEEECHFLIALFVEYARAMETRVGAAEGARLVERLRPVQTTLATEETTDGFAKAIGDLLALSEDWNAERFGGCLFDGVALDGNGIERQGRFATLGPVAWFDADGDGPTGLAVTQFGATQPAIYDRIPDTQTAAIRALVAGDAARVPIDVTAGDAIKVADAKPTFLEHVRKGGFVMIPLLVVAVIAVALAIWKAVELGGIRVQPGKDVAVAIEAARRGDTAAAREAASGIKPPLRSLVEEAIEHRDSPRDHLEEIMHEHVLTSLPRLERNLGTLAVLGGIAPLLGLLGTVTGMIHTFQLVTIFGSGDAKLLSGGISEALVTTETGLAIAIPVLLVHAFLARRARGIIGALERAAVGIVNDIKVRGIDG; this comes from the coding sequence ATGAGAGGAGTCATTGGGCATTGGGCATTGGTCATTTGGCGGCTCCGCCGCAGCCTTGGCGAAGGCAGGTCATTGGCCATGTGTGGGTTTGCTTTTCTCGCGCTTCTTCACCCGGTTTTGGCGGATGGAGCGGTTTCATCGGAACCCGACACGGTGTCGTCCGCCGTTCTTCAAGCGAAGGCCGACATTGAGAGGGATACCCAGGAACTGAACGAGCTTCGCGCGCGAATCGCGGAGCAGCGGCGGCCGTTGGCGGAGCGACTGGAGGCCCTGCAAGCCACCGTCAAACAACGCCGCGCCGACGTGCAACGAATCCGGCGGCTCAGGACCCAGGGGGAGAAGGAGCAGGCCGCGCTGGAAGCGGAAGCGACTGCGGTGGAAGAGGAATGCCATTTCCTGATCGCTCTCTTCGTCGAATATGCCCGTGCTATGGAAACGCGGGTCGGAGCAGCCGAAGGCGCGCGGCTTGTCGAACGACTGCGTCCTGTACAGACGACGTTGGCAACAGAAGAGACGACGGACGGTTTCGCTAAGGCCATCGGCGATCTGCTCGCGCTGTCGGAGGATTGGAATGCCGAGCGGTTCGGGGGATGCCTGTTTGACGGGGTCGCCCTGGATGGCAACGGGATCGAACGACAGGGACGCTTCGCGACGCTTGGCCCGGTGGCCTGGTTCGACGCAGATGGCGACGGCCCCACGGGTCTGGCGGTGACCCAGTTCGGCGCGACGCAACCCGCGATCTACGATCGCATCCCGGACACACAGACGGCCGCTATCCGGGCCCTGGTGGCCGGTGACGCTGCACGCGTGCCGATAGATGTCACCGCTGGTGATGCAATCAAGGTCGCCGATGCAAAACCGACATTTCTGGAGCATGTCAGGAAGGGCGGCTTCGTGATGATTCCGTTGCTGGTCGTGGCAGTGATCGCTGTCGCCCTGGCAATCTGGAAAGCCGTGGAGCTTGGCGGCATCCGAGTGCAACCCGGCAAAGATGTTGCTGTCGCTATTGAAGCCGCAAGACGGGGCGATACGGCTGCGGCCCGCGAGGCGGCGTCGGGAATCAAGCCGCCGTTACGGTCGCTCGTCGAGGAAGCCATCGAGCACCGCGACTCGCCGCGCGATCATCTCGAAGAGATCATGCATGAACATGTCCTCACATCGCTGCCCCGGCTCGAACGGAATCTGGGCACACTGGCCGTACTCGGCGGCATTGCGCCTTTGCTGGGCCTGCTCGGAACCGTGACGGGCATGATTCATACGTTCCAGCTTGTCACGATCTTTGGATCGGGTGACGCGAAGCTTCTCTCCGGCGGCATCTCTGAAGCGCTTGTCACGACCGAGACGGGCCTTGCCATTGCGATCCCGGTCTTGCTTGTGCATGCCTTCCTGGCACGGCGGGCTCGCGGCATTATCGGTGCGCTTGAACGCGCAGCCGTGGGCATCGTGAACGATATCAAGGTGCGAGGCATCGACGGATGA
- a CDS encoding DUF3450 family protein: MLAGMILLPWLARADGGDGSLNQLDALVGRWMALRTTIAEEKRDWDARREQWEEEIALLEQESKTLKEEIDDGETFASTVERKRAAALARKEHMDAELLKLRAVLDRAEADLRRWRTRIPSGLMASVTGFDALPSTQTEAERLPLTKRAQTVAALYTQIETLQNQFHATRETLDVEGERRRVDVLYVGLARAFAVSPGNDWAAVGVPADAGWTWTPSTGDGQSVRRAIDTLNRQETAQLVVLPMQVAEEVEP; encoded by the coding sequence ATGCTGGCGGGGATGATATTGCTTCCGTGGCTGGCGCGGGCAGATGGAGGAGATGGCTCGCTGAACCAGCTCGATGCGCTGGTCGGCCGCTGGATGGCACTACGCACAACCATTGCAGAAGAGAAACGCGATTGGGATGCACGGCGGGAGCAGTGGGAAGAAGAGATCGCACTCCTCGAACAGGAATCCAAGACGCTCAAGGAGGAGATCGACGACGGCGAAACGTTCGCCTCAACGGTCGAGAGGAAGCGTGCGGCAGCGTTGGCGCGCAAAGAGCACATGGACGCCGAGCTTCTGAAGCTTCGCGCTGTATTGGATCGCGCCGAGGCCGATTTGCGCCGATGGCGCACACGGATACCGTCGGGATTGATGGCGTCGGTCACCGGGTTCGACGCACTGCCTTCGACGCAGACGGAAGCGGAGAGACTGCCGCTGACGAAGCGAGCTCAGACCGTGGCGGCGCTCTACACGCAGATCGAGACACTCCAGAACCAATTCCATGCGACACGCGAGACACTGGATGTCGAGGGCGAACGTCGACGGGTGGACGTGCTCTATGTCGGGCTGGCACGAGCGTTCGCGGTTTCCCCGGGGAACGATTGGGCTGCGGTGGGAGTACCCGCCGATGCGGGCTGGACATGGACGCCATCCACTGGAGACGGGCAGTCCGTTCGACGTGCGATTGACACTCTGAACCGGCAGGAGACCGCGCAGCTCGTAGTGCTTCCCATGCAGGTCGCCGAGGAGGTGGAGCCATGA
- the tsaA gene encoding tRNA (N6-threonylcarbamoyladenosine(37)-N6)-methyltransferase TrmO, which translates to MNDMFAIEPIGQIHSPHKNPKETPIQPVFASGIRGTVTVDDAYADGLLDLDGFSHVYLLYRFHRAEQVKLRVRPYLQDEERGVFATRAPFRPNHIGFSVVRLLSIEGTTLHVEDLDVLDGTPLLDIKPFIARYDLRENVRSGWQEEVGDDTARRRGVRDYRSGH; encoded by the coding sequence ATGAACGACATGTTTGCCATCGAGCCTATCGGACAAATCCATTCACCTCACAAGAACCCGAAAGAGACGCCTATCCAGCCCGTGTTTGCCAGCGGGATTCGCGGCACGGTCACGGTGGACGATGCGTACGCGGATGGTCTGCTCGACCTTGATGGGTTCTCCCATGTCTACTTGCTGTATCGCTTCCACCGCGCAGAACAGGTGAAGCTCCGAGTACGCCCGTACCTTCAGGATGAGGAACGGGGCGTGTTTGCCACGCGCGCCCCGTTCCGTCCCAACCATATCGGTTTCAGCGTCGTGCGGTTGCTGTCGATAGAAGGCACCACGCTGCACGTGGAGGATCTGGACGTTCTGGACGGCACCCCTCTGCTGGATATCAAACCCTTCATTGCCCGCTACGATCTTCGAGAAAACGTCCGCTCAGGCTGGCAGGAGGAGGTCGGGGACGACACGGCACGGAGGCGCGGCGTGCGCGACTACAGAAGTGGTCATTAG
- a CDS encoding SPFH domain-containing protein, with amino-acid sequence MSSTPRHTDAAQKSATLQAVEASLLRVFALLKWFVVLLLAAFALSGVFFVPEGKVAIRTRFGRIADSGPSRVFTPGGPYFSLPRPLDEVFFIPTTLQQIELDTCFWAEQSEYAYPYRTASSAWDASLVTGDKNLVHLRLSAAYRLASPSETVGGSPALRFVKTAGSMDRARTVVRNALEQGTVHALARTPIEAFYKGDLSGEQIRATAQAALEAMDTGLVIANVSVNARAVPPSVSAAFQAVNLAQSKKAQRIEKAEQQRTALLNEVAGMGAPAMLEAIAAYEQAKADGDAAAIRAAEERVEGVLLSSEMSGQAAAIIQAALATKTRGVEFVRGASERFLVMLELYERNPAFYRDRQIQDALQRIFAGRVETFFLPHGDDDTLYLEMGRRR; translated from the coding sequence ATGAGTAGTACGCCCCGCCATACGGACGCGGCACAGAAATCCGCCACACTGCAGGCGGTCGAGGCGTCTCTGCTGCGCGTATTCGCCCTGCTGAAGTGGTTCGTCGTCCTGTTGCTCGCTGCGTTTGCCTTGAGCGGTGTCTTCTTCGTGCCTGAAGGCAAGGTCGCCATCCGGACGCGATTCGGACGGATTGCCGACAGCGGTCCATCGCGCGTCTTCACGCCCGGCGGCCCCTATTTCTCGTTGCCCCGCCCGCTGGATGAGGTGTTCTTCATCCCCACGACGCTGCAGCAAATCGAACTCGATACGTGCTTCTGGGCCGAGCAGAGCGAGTACGCCTATCCGTATCGCACGGCGTCTTCGGCATGGGACGCATCGCTGGTCACGGGCGACAAGAACCTGGTGCACCTTCGGTTGTCCGCTGCCTATCGCCTCGCGTCGCCGAGCGAAACCGTGGGCGGGTCCCCCGCGCTGCGCTTCGTGAAGACGGCGGGGTCCATGGACCGCGCTCGGACTGTCGTTCGCAACGCACTCGAACAAGGCACTGTTCATGCGCTCGCCCGGACCCCGATCGAGGCTTTCTACAAAGGCGATCTTTCCGGCGAACAGATTCGCGCCACGGCGCAGGCCGCGCTTGAGGCCATGGATACGGGGCTTGTGATAGCCAACGTTTCGGTGAACGCCCGCGCGGTTCCGCCTTCCGTGTCGGCAGCCTTCCAAGCCGTCAACCTGGCGCAGAGCAAGAAGGCACAGCGGATCGAGAAGGCGGAACAACAGCGCACTGCGCTGCTGAACGAAGTCGCGGGCATGGGCGCCCCTGCCATGTTGGAGGCTATTGCCGCATACGAGCAGGCCAAGGCGGATGGCGACGCCGCTGCAATCCGGGCCGCCGAAGAGCGCGTCGAAGGCGTACTGCTCAGTTCCGAGATGAGCGGGCAGGCGGCAGCCATCATCCAAGCCGCTCTTGCTACGAAGACCCGTGGAGTCGAGTTTGTCCGGGGCGCATCGGAGCGGTTTCTGGTGATGCTCGAGTTGTATGAACGCAACCCCGCCTTCTATCGCGACCGCCAGATCCAGGACGCGCTGCAAAGGATCTTCGCCGGACGCGTCGAGACCTTCTTCTTGCCGCATGGCGACGACGACACGCTGTATCTCGAGATGGGGAGACGACGATGA
- the hflC gene encoding protease modulator HflC, protein MKTNRVLRWLLALCVVAGLVLYATSFVVRFDQTAVVTTFGRADEADVRNRDGQSAGFYFKWPWPIQQVRFFDTRLRLIEDRLEQQETKDKQIVILKTYLVWRVSDGLAFMRSMQDDENATRFLVDRLRTTRSEVGNYTLDELANTDPSRLKLQELEERILVRLRQDLAGKDYGISIARVGIKRLQFPDQIANSVYERMRQTRRRLAQNAQSEGQAIAAGIEAKARSDRDRILAFANRKAQALRAEGDAAAARYYEVFARNEEFAVFVRKLEALETMLSNNSTFLIDPQTQPFDLLQTLIPAQTNAPAGHQEGATHE, encoded by the coding sequence ATGAAAACGAACCGTGTTCTTCGATGGTTGCTGGCCCTTTGTGTGGTTGCCGGACTGGTGCTCTACGCAACGAGCTTCGTTGTGCGATTCGACCAAACGGCCGTCGTCACCACTTTCGGTCGTGCCGACGAGGCGGATGTTCGCAATCGCGACGGCCAATCGGCCGGATTCTACTTCAAGTGGCCCTGGCCTATCCAGCAAGTGCGGTTCTTCGACACAAGGCTGCGCTTGATCGAAGATCGTCTGGAACAGCAGGAAACCAAGGACAAGCAGATCGTGATTCTGAAAACCTACCTCGTGTGGCGCGTAAGCGATGGTCTTGCCTTCATGCGCTCCATGCAGGACGACGAGAACGCCACGCGCTTTCTCGTAGACCGCCTACGTACCACGCGGTCGGAGGTAGGCAACTACACCTTGGACGAGTTGGCAAACACGGATCCCTCCCGGCTCAAGCTCCAAGAACTCGAAGAGCGCATTCTGGTGCGGCTGCGCCAGGATCTGGCCGGCAAGGATTATGGCATCAGCATCGCCCGGGTGGGCATCAAGCGCCTGCAGTTCCCCGATCAGATTGCGAACTCGGTGTACGAGCGCATGCGCCAGACGCGCCGCCGATTGGCTCAGAACGCGCAATCCGAGGGACAAGCGATCGCGGCCGGGATCGAGGCCAAGGCGAGAAGCGACCGCGACCGCATCCTGGCCTTCGCGAACCGCAAGGCACAGGCCCTTCGGGCGGAGGGCGACGCCGCCGCGGCCCGCTACTACGAGGTGTTTGCCCGCAACGAGGAGTTTGCCGTGTTCGTGCGGAAACTCGAAGCGCTCGAAACCATGCTCTCCAACAACTCCACGTTTCTGATCGATCCCCAAACCCAGCCGTTCGATCTACTCCAGACGCTCATTCCCGCGCAGACGAACGCTCCCGCGGGTCATCAGGAAGGGGCGACGCATGAGTAG
- a CDS encoding SPFH domain-containing protein, with product MTNDTSKASMCATRFVTIGAALQFALAVAWLSVGRKTGAAGCFPGAVLAIAGGALWGHVALMLHWRRKVTGLEADLARKPDVTANRWGDSDNTTDPALLIKGAREWAELMQRIGQPVLSALAGGTLLYTSRSLIGDMSSSGFPIAHSQTVAGLVVSAVLALLCFAVLVFMSHVARSGEGPRIRDGLGWWHVHVWAGVLLCAGFAGQLVGWHLPHRLAATVANVAAALIGIELLAGAVLGCIRPRSKSVEPPPAFSSRLLVAVTGAEGLRAGIVDALDYQFGFAVSQTTLPRLAGRAAGPLFIGLGSVLVLLSCIVIVEPSEHAVILRFGRYRPGLLGPGLHLKAPWPVDVAVVENTGRIRRTHVGSHSAEAGQDVYRPDVPILWANLHGLSEESLMIVAPPADIAGGSAPPDSTGSPTDRKRPPTVSLIGGDVCVEYRIRDLGLYVRSFRDPEATFRAVAETAASRELFRHEIDSLLGAGRNEAAERMAASIQDEVDDLQLGIEVLHVGMSGIHPPQQTASAFHDTVIARQRRETSIQNAESHATHLLVEAFGDEQRAKDLLASMVNSETQSRADVPEQSGNALPSAGSQEALLEQGGGRVAGIFADALAYRWGRELEEAGKAERFRREIALLRIGPTMYPVWRTMTTMENGMRNSRKYVLLSQRDRSVLRFNFAGFEDGVGWLDEAAEFDIQRGGPGRSSSPETDLDEEMYDR from the coding sequence ATGACCAATGACACGAGCAAAGCGAGTATGTGCGCCACGCGTTTCGTGACGATCGGCGCCGCGCTTCAGTTTGCGCTGGCCGTGGCATGGTTGTCCGTCGGCCGAAAGACGGGCGCGGCCGGCTGTTTCCCGGGCGCCGTTCTGGCGATTGCGGGCGGGGCTCTATGGGGGCATGTAGCCCTCATGCTGCATTGGCGGCGGAAGGTGACGGGCCTGGAGGCCGATCTCGCGCGCAAGCCCGATGTGACCGCGAACAGATGGGGCGATTCGGACAACACGACGGATCCGGCGCTGCTCATCAAGGGAGCGCGCGAGTGGGCGGAGCTCATGCAGCGCATTGGGCAGCCCGTGCTCAGCGCACTCGCGGGTGGAACGTTGCTGTACACCTCGCGTTCGTTGATCGGTGACATGAGTTCGTCTGGCTTCCCGATTGCCCACTCTCAAACTGTGGCGGGCCTCGTCGTCAGTGCCGTTCTTGCGTTGCTCTGCTTTGCCGTGCTGGTCTTTATGTCACATGTGGCACGCAGTGGAGAAGGCCCGCGGATACGTGACGGGCTAGGCTGGTGGCATGTACATGTCTGGGCTGGCGTGTTGTTGTGCGCAGGCTTCGCCGGGCAGCTCGTGGGATGGCACCTGCCGCATCGCCTCGCGGCAACTGTAGCGAACGTCGCCGCTGCCCTCATCGGGATAGAACTGCTGGCGGGTGCTGTACTGGGTTGCATTCGTCCCCGATCGAAGAGCGTCGAACCGCCCCCCGCCTTCTCCTCGCGGCTGTTAGTGGCCGTGACAGGTGCAGAAGGATTGCGTGCGGGCATCGTGGACGCACTGGACTATCAGTTCGGCTTTGCGGTCTCCCAAACCACGTTGCCGCGTTTGGCTGGCCGCGCCGCCGGCCCTCTGTTCATCGGCCTCGGTTCTGTTCTCGTGCTGCTATCCTGCATTGTCATCGTGGAGCCCTCAGAGCATGCAGTGATCCTGCGGTTTGGGAGATACCGCCCTGGCCTGCTTGGCCCCGGGCTGCACCTGAAAGCGCCCTGGCCGGTTGATGTCGCTGTTGTCGAGAACACCGGCCGTATCAGGCGGACCCATGTGGGCTCGCATTCTGCTGAAGCCGGCCAGGATGTGTACCGGCCCGACGTTCCCATCCTGTGGGCCAATCTGCACGGATTGAGCGAAGAGAGCCTCATGATCGTGGCACCGCCGGCTGACATCGCGGGCGGTAGCGCCCCCCCCGATTCGACCGGGTCGCCGACCGACAGAAAGCGTCCGCCAACCGTTTCGCTGATTGGCGGCGATGTCTGTGTCGAGTACCGGATTCGCGATCTGGGGCTGTATGTTCGCAGCTTTCGGGATCCGGAGGCCACGTTTCGGGCGGTGGCGGAGACGGCTGCATCCCGCGAGCTCTTTCGCCACGAAATCGACAGCCTGCTGGGAGCAGGCCGCAATGAAGCGGCGGAGCGCATGGCTGCGTCCATACAGGATGAGGTCGACGATCTGCAGCTGGGGATCGAGGTGCTCCATGTCGGCATGTCGGGGATCCATCCGCCGCAACAGACGGCATCGGCTTTCCACGATACCGTGATCGCCCGCCAGCGCAGGGAAACGTCCATTCAGAACGCAGAGAGCCACGCAACGCACCTGCTGGTCGAGGCCTTCGGCGACGAGCAAAGGGCGAAGGACCTGCTTGCTTCGATGGTGAATTCGGAAACGCAATCCCGGGCGGACGTTCCCGAGCAATCCGGCAACGCGTTGCCGAGCGCCGGCAGTCAGGAGGCTCTATTGGAGCAGGGCGGCGGACGGGTCGCCGGCATCTTTGCCGACGCTCTCGCCTATCGCTGGGGCCGCGAGCTTGAGGAGGCGGGCAAGGCGGAACGCTTTCGCCGTGAAATCGCCCTTCTTCGTATCGGCCCCACGATGTATCCGGTGTGGCGCACCATGACCACGATGGAGAACGGCATGCGCAACAGCCGGAAGTACGTTCTACTCTCTCAGCGCGATCGCAGCGTGCTGCGGTTCAACTTCGCCGGATTCGAAGACGGGGTCGGATGGCTGGACGAGGCTGCTGAGTTTGACATCCAACGTGGCGGGCCTGGGCGATCGTCGAGTCCCGAAACCGATTTAGATGAGGAGATGTACGACAGATGA